The following proteins come from a genomic window of Bactrocera dorsalis isolate Fly_Bdor chromosome 6, ASM2337382v1, whole genome shotgun sequence:
- the LOC125779455 gene encoding uncharacterized protein LOC125779455 codes for MPQKVFSDNATNFVGADRKLRELKEAFLAQAPELMGFAAEEGFSFGFIPPRAPHFGGLWEAAVKSAKHLLVRALGNALLTTEELSTLLAEVEAILNSRPLAPLGQDPNDGEALTPAHLLIGCPLRALPPAQVPTDPIRCCERWQLVCCLKQQFWRQWSKTYMTGLQERNKWLHPKRNLQPGDLVLVHEDNVPPQQWVLGRVVAAVEGQDGKVRVAEVATKTGTIKRPIHKLAVLPLDIEGI; via the coding sequence atgccacagaaagtattcagcgacaacgcaaccaactttgtcggcgccgaccgcaagctgcgcgagctgaaggAGGCGTTCCTAGCGCAAGCGCCAGAACTAATGGGGTTCGCAGCcgaagaaggattcagcttcggctttataccacccagggcgccgcacttcggcggattatgggaggcggccgtgaagtccgccaagcatcTGCTCGTCCGCGCACTCGGCAACGCTCTACTCACGACGGAGGAGCTATCAACACTactggccgaagtggaggccattcTGAACTCTCGTCCCCTAGCACCGTTGGGacaggaccccaacgacggaGAAGCACTAACTCCAGCGCACCTTTTAATCGGTTGCCCTCTGCGAGCGCTGCCACCAGCACAAGTGCCAACGGACCCAATTCGTtgctgcgagagatggcaacttgtttgctgtctcaagcaacagttttggcgacagtggtccaaaacctacatgacgggccttcaggaacgcaacaaatggctgcaccccaaacgcaacctgcagccaggcgatctcgtcctcgtccacgaggacaacgtgccgccacagcagtgggtactcggACGCGTCGTCGCcgccgtcgaagggcaagacggcaaggtgcgagtcgcagaagtagcaaccaagacgggcacgattaagcgccccatccacaaactggctgtccttccactggatattgaaggaatctga